GTTACCCACTCCAGCTAATTTCAGAGCAAACACCACCTTACATAACTGAACATGATCATCCAAGTTATAGATGATAAATTCCACCATAAAGCTTGACAAACATCTTTATTGcaatttcagtttttacttcTTCTGGATAAATAGATTTTTTAGCATCAAAATGTCTTCattgatttttacatttagGCAAAGCCAttcatgaaaattaataaactaGGACATGTATCATGAAACAAGCACAGTACAACTCTTGTAACACCAACCTTTAGCTACATCCTAGAGTCACTTGCAGCTTTTCAGTTGCACCTCTGTGCTGTCTTCCCTTCAGATGGAGAAATCGTTTCTGGGTTGTGCAAAGTTATTCAGAACGTTTCTAGCATTTTATGAATGTTATAAGCAAGCAGTAAAAATACTCTGAATGCTAGAAAGCCATCCCTTCATTCGAACTCGGGGTGCACAGAGCAAACTCACACGATCAGGGGTAGCACCGATGCTGCGGCTTCCATATAGTGACTGTTGGGCgcttgcaggggaaaaaaattgaagcagCTGCTGACACCTCGGCAAGTCTGAGAGCTAAAACACAAGCCCTCTCAGGTGTGGCACAAAAGCAACCGAGGTGTGTGTTTAAGCCTGCCTTTTCAAActacttttttctgctttagcaACAGCAAGTTTACATACAAATGCACAGAGGTTGTGTATTTAGGGTCTGTGCAGAATGGCCAAATAGGAGACTgcataggaaaagaaaatattttttcccctctccttttgcACTGTTGTGAAATGCGGCGAGTCTGGTGGATTCGGTAATGCTCTTGCAAAACTGGAAAgtgaagagagaggagaagcaAGTTTCATTAAGAGAGAGAATTCTACATAAAATATACTGGAGCTgatggaggaaaggaagagacagcCAAGATATTCAGCTGCAAGTGGAGTCCAATTTGATGCTCAGCGTGAGTTTAAAGGGAAGATTTTCTCagccttaaaataaaagagcagtATCAGATGCGTACGGGGCAGAAAACTGTCGTCACAGAAATGGATTGTACCAGGCTCGGGAAAAGCGAGAGTGGCAAAAGTAGCTCATTTTGCCGCGCTACATTTATAGATGTGCTCATTTGAATGCTCCCGGGAGGACTGGCTTTATGCATCCAGACAAAATATACAGGCAACCTAGCACACAGTATCATGATGAGAAAACCTGAGCGTAAGGGAGATACACCACAGGTTAACTGGgaatttttgcctttgaattttGGGGAGCAGACCTGATTTCCTGCCATCAGATCCGCCgatgtctttcattttttgtcaCACCAGCTCTCTGACAGAAACAAATTGCTCACCTTAAGGACCCGATCCtgcttccactgaaatcaatgcaaGTTTTGTTATTGGTTTCAGCGGGATCAAGGACTCAGTCCAGCAGTCCTGAAGTCAATAGGGTTGGGGGTCTCTCTGCATAAGTAAGGTTGCGTTAAGACTGCAGAATGGGCCTAAATTATATCGATTACTTGGATTCAAAGCCAAGCATAAAAACGGGATTAGGGGAAAGAGGAGTGCTTGGGGAAGTGAGTTTCGAGCAGCATACATTCATGGTGTGCAGCAGGTCAGCAGGAACTCAGCCGGAGCAAAGACTGCACTGGCACAGCCTCGGTGAGCCGGGTCCATCGGGAAGTACTGGGGGGAACAGAGAGAAGACATTCACTGTGGAGATCCTTTTTCATCTGTGCCTCCTAAAGTAAACCTTTGAGTCACtcattctttattaaaaataaacaaaacattgacggaagaaattattcttgcATACATACACGTCGCAGTTGATTCTGCTTCTTCGCTGCGgctcctttcccctcttctccGGTACAGGGCTGTTCTGTGTTTCAGCAACACTACTGGCAAATCCAAATTTATTGTGCATATGTTTGTGTTCcactcaattaaaaatatacctATATTTTCAGATAAACTTTGTTAGTAATTCATGAGGTAAGTGACTATTTATGCTAATAAGGGAGAAATATATTCTCAAGCATAACGCATTACATAAATTTGAATGCAAAATGTTCAATTATGAAGTAAATACAGGTAATGCAAATAGTAAATTACAtccaataaaaatatataaagaatgTGTCTTCAAAGAGAGAGAGGCTTTTATTTGCGTCTGTGAGctgtttaaagagaaaagaattaataaatactgaattacTCTTATGATGGTTTTGCTCATAATTCACCAATCCATAACGACTCCCAGTAATCAGACTGTTGTTCCATACCCTCCACTGTAAGGCAGGACTGTTTCCTCAGCAATTTTATCCCTACCAGATTATCTCGTCTGATTCTATTAATTCTCTCCCATAAATCTGCTAACAGTGATATGTGATTTACTTACCCTGTTAACTGATCTGAAGACTGTTAAAAGGATTTATCTAGCACTGCACCTAGGAGCAGTTTATGCCTTATCACTCTGTTACTCCGAAGAAGTCTTTCTGAAATCAATTTGGCTGGTTTCATAGTTAAATTCAGCGGACACTGTTTAGTTCTGCACCATAAAATAAGACACTGGATAAACAAAAGGAGCAGTAACTGTACTTAATGTGTTGGTCTTGATGCGTGTTTAACTTATAACAAATTACACTCTGAGTCCATATAACTCATAACCTGCATGCTGGCTTCTGCTAAATCTTCTGTGTTagacacacacgcacgcacacacgcacaccccaGCGATGGAAGTTCTTGCACATGCTGCTGGCGTGCTCGCCCCAATGCAGAGCAACCCGCCTGTGTTCGGAGTTAATGTTTCACGTCCCCCTGCGCGGTTTGTCAGAACCCTCTCCCACGAGAAATATACCTTCGTCTGGAGGCTTATGAACCAGGTCAGCAGCAAAGCGGGAGCGAGCAGGGCTCCACATTACGTCGCCAAACagagatgtttaaaaagaaaccgGAGCAAAAGGCTATGAGAGGGACGCCGGAGTTTTCCCTCTGCCTGGCTCAGGGCAGGATTGCTACAGTGCTGGGGAAAGGGAGCAGTCTGGGGGAATTGGCCTGCGATAATTGTGGAAAAACCGGAGACTGAATAGCTCTAATTGAAATGAAAGTGTGTGATTGTTATGGAAGAAACACTGTTAATAGAGGACTGTAAATGTTTAGACACCCATTGTGAATAGCCaaacaataaggaaaaataCTACTAAAATGAGAATTATATAGCGTAGGGAGGAGAATGTAGCTTCTGAAGGTTATCCAAAAATTGctaataatctttttttctctgctgtgctgaacAGCAGAGACATTTCGGTGCAGCAGTTCTATGCAACAATCCCACAAGAACAATATTGTACAACTAATAATTTTACTTGCTGTTCTGGTAGGTCCGAGCTTCAATTAATTTGCAGCACTTGCTTACATTGGTATCAATTAAGAGACAGTCCCCATTAGCTCACACAATTTCCTACTCTTTGTCTAGGGTTCAGAGTTTGCTCAGGAAATTTACTCGTTTGCAAATGTAGCACTTTGAATCCTCACGTCCAAACGAACTATTTCATGGGGCTGGAGCCACATTTCCACGGCCATCTATCAAACGGGCAAGTGAAATACTACAATTGTACATTCTGAAAAGCAATaaccttttcatttaaaaatattagcacACATTTTGTGTCTCTCATAGGTGAGCACGTTAAGTGATCTACAGTACCGCATCCATCTTgctcagggaaaaaacaaatacagggAATTGGACTGTCCCGGGGGGGGATTTATGCCGTGAGCCTGGAAGTTTTGTTGATGCCAGCATGAGAAGGAATAGGAAAGCCAGCCCGAGCAGTTAAGTGGTATTAACTTTGTCGAGAGTCACAATCTGTGAGATAAAGCTAGCAGACATCCCCAGCTCTGTGCGTGCGGATGTGTTTTGGGACCGTGCAGAACTGCCTTTTACTTTTGTTAGTGATGTCGGTAGCAATGCTTAGCTTTGCAGAATCGCCTTGATGATTGTTTCTAGATGTAGTTATCTTCCTAAATTTGCAGTATGCCCTACTGGTTTTAGCTGCCAGGAACAGTACATGCTGTATGACTTTCAGATGTTAGTGCTGGCACTCGTACTGATAATGGCATAGTCAGAAGATGTTATCCGTTCGTAAAATCCACTAACCAAGTACTATTTCCTAAGCAGAGATTCTTTGGCTATTGCAAATGATGATTTTCACGGTCGGTGAAAAATTACCCAGAGGCTGGCCCGCACCTACGGAGCGATACCTGCGCACGGTTATACAGTAGCGACCTCGGCGGGGAAGGGAGCGGGCgaggggagaaggcaggatTTGAAGTACAATGTTCAAGAAGCTGGTTTAATATATGACCGAGTGTCAGAAGTCAGGTTTCTGAGAATTACTTTTCAGATAAACAACTTTATAGCACTGCACTTAATCTTACTTACTAGAGACATCTCATTTATCACGGAATTACAAGTAACTTTAATTCTATCGATATTCCCATAAAGCCCGGTCAGAAAATCGAGCCTGGCAGCCCCGGAGGCGGCGGGTTTcccggcccgcggcggggggtCGCGGCTGcaccgggccgggccgagccgagccgcgcCGGGGCCAGCCGGGGAGCGCTGCCGCTACGGGGGTGCCCGCTGCCCCGacggcgcggcccggcccggcccggcccggctcccgCGGCTCCGCGCCGGCCGGGCCCGCCTCGGCACTGACCTTTCGACGAGAGATGGCGCTGTCGAGGTTTAAACCGAGCCGCTCCGCCGCTCCGCGTCCTGcccgctcgccgctgccgcggccCCCCCCGGCCGGCCCCATCCCcctcccgggggggggggggggagcgcgAGGGGAGGCTAAAGTAAATACAATTAGTTCTAAATGTATTAGATTAATTAGTCCGGGCCAGCAGGCCAAgtgcggcgggggcggccgcggggctggcAAACTTGCAGGGCTTTCGCACCTCTCGGCGAGGGCGGGGGGACCGCGGAGGCACCGATGCCCCGTCCCCGCAGAACCCCCCCGGCTGAGCGCCAGGCCCGccgcgggggagcggggcaggtACCCGCTGCCGGCCCCGGAGGCGGCGCCGCGCTGCCGGGTCCCCGCCAGGCGCCCGCCGCTGCCGCTCCGCCCGGCCGCAGGAgctccccgcgcccccgcgGGGCAGCAGCCGGCAGGCCGCCCCGGGGCAGAGCGCGCACGGCCGGAGGCGCGCACGGCAGCGGGCAGCCCGGCTGCCGGGGCcccggcgcggagcggcgcggagcgggcgggggggagcggCCCGTCCGCAGCCGCCCGTCCGGGAGCGCGGCGGGCAGGAGGGGGTTAAGCGCGCCCCAGCTGACAGTCAGCTGATGGGGCCCTGATTGACAGCTCCGAAAAGTTTCCTTGTTTCTATATATTATGCTAATGAGGGCTGGGATGGCGGGCGCCCATTGGCCCGGCCGCCCAGTCAATTTCCCATTTGACGTCAGGAGCGCTATAAAACTCTGCAATGCTTTTAAACTCTCCTGCTGGAtgaaacctttaaaatatttttcatcttcttgctGTAGCTTTGGGGTCGaggttttgttgtatttttttctcctcttttttttttttttaaaccctacTGTTATTATTTTGGTTGCGATACcgactttgatttttaattttttttttttgtcttcactctcttctccctcctcccttccccgATGAACCTCTCTTCTCGCTCTGCACTTTGCGTGAGAAAGCCCAGAGGAAAGGCACCATGaagtgttaaaaataacaaaacaaaacaacaacaacaacaaaaaaattactcgCGACACCGCCAGCTAACACTTCCAGCTGCAGTTTTTGCAGGCTGcgaaagagagagagagaggagcgagagaagggagggagagaggaggaaaaaaaaaaatccacccttTATGCAAAAGGCGAATAGCGAGAGCCCCTCGCTCTGATGCATCAGCGGCAGCGGAGACTCTGCAAAGGATAACGCggagcgggagcgggagcggccGGGGCGAAGTGGAGCGGAGGCTGCGCGGGGCCGTGGCgagaggcagagcaggagcgCGGAGCGGAGCTCGCCCAAAATCAAGCTGGCTCACCCGGTGGCAACTCAGAGCAGTCCCCTCGCTCCCGGAGCGCACCCTTTCTGGAGGACTCTCGGCAGCAAAAGGATGGCATCAGAACTGGCAATGAGCAGCTCCGACCTGCCCACCAGTCCCCTGGCCATGGAATATGTTAATGACTTCGATCTGATGAAGTTTGAAGTGAAAAAGGAGCCGGTGGAGACCGATCGCATTATCAGCCAGTGCGGCCGCTTGATCGCCGGGGGATCGCTCTCTTCCACCCCGATGAGCACGCCCTGCAGCTCGGTGCCCCCGTCCCCCAGCTTCTCGGCGCCCAGCCCCGGCTCCGGCACCGACCAGAAGACCCACCTGGAAGACTACTACTGGATGACGGGCTACCCGCAGCAGCTCAACCCGGAGGCGCTGGGCTTCAGCCCCGAGGACGCGGTGGAGGCGCTGATCAACAGCAGCCACCACCCGCTGCCCGGCGCCTTCGATGGCTATGCTAGAGGGCAGCAGCTggccgcggccgccggcgcCGGCGGCTCCGTGCCGGCCGAGGAGATGGGCTCGGCGGCCGCCGTGGTGTCGGCGGTGAtcgccgcggcggcggcgcagggCGGCGCGccccactaccaccaccaccaccaccacccgcaccacggcggcggcggcggcggcgggcaccCCCACGCCGCGGCGCCGGGCAGCGCGCCGCCCTCCTCCGCCTCCTCGGCGGCCGGCtccggcggtggcggcggcggcggcggcggcggcgccggggggcTGCACCACCCGCAccacggcggcggcggcggcggcggcggcctgCACTTCGACGACCGCTTCTCCGACGAGCAGCTGGTGACCATGTCGGTGCGGGAGCTGAACCGGCAGCTGCGGGGCGTCAGCAAGGAAGAGGTGATCCGGctgaagcagaagaggaggacCCTCAAAAACAGGGGCTATGCCCAGTCCTGCCGCTTCAAGAGGGTCCAGCAGCGGCACGTCCTGGAGTCGGAGAAgaaccagctgctgcagcaagtgGAGCACCTAAAGCAGGAGATCTCCAGGCTGGTCCGGGAGAGGGACGCCTACAAGGAAAAGTACGAGAAGCTGGTCAGCAATGGCTTCAGAGAAAACGGATCCAGCAGCGACAACCCTTCCTCTCCAGAGTTTTTCATGTGAGTTCCCACAGCCTTGCCACCTTAACTAAAAGTTCTCCGTGTGAGTTGTTGTTGGGGGCTTTGCTAGAGCGACAACCCGGCTTGCCACCTTgtattaccttttttttaaaaaaaaaaacaaaacaaaacaaaaactcaaaacaattttaaaacaaagttgttttttgggttggtttttgggttttttgttggcttttttttttttctcccctttttaaGGTGGGCTGGCTCCGTGGTGGCCGACCTAAAGTTCTACatgagtttcttttctgtttagtattattattatttttttattttcgTGGGGGCTTgctgttgtgggtttgtttttttttttaaatttaaaagatcCAACTCGCCACCAACTCAGTTCTTCATATGAAGCTTGCTCTTCTTTGAAACCTGCCATCcacattatatatacatatatatatatttttaagttcatgagggttgtttttttctttgagcttGCTGTGTCCAAAAAagtcaggtttgtttttttgtttttttttttttttttttgccatcctGAGTTCTTCATATGAGATTTGagctttgcaaaaagaaaaataaaataaaaaatttaaaaaaacccaaaacaaaaacaaaaaatataaaaacaatgTGAAATTTTTAGACTCCAGCTTGCTGAGTTCCATCAGTTTTTAGCGTTGTTGTGCAAAACTAGAGATATGCCTAGATCAACCTGCCAAATCAAGCCTGCATCAACCTTCGGTGTGTTCATGTGAGTTTTGGCCTTAATCTGCCAAATGTGAGACTTTAGTCTGCCATTAGAATCCCATACTCATCTCATGCATTACGCTTGCTATTTTGTCTTAGCAACAATGAACTATAACTGTTTCGAAAGACTATGAAAAAGAGacattatattaataaaaaacccTGCATGCTGGTCATGTACggtataattattttttttttcttttgcttggaAATGGACTTTTGGAGACTATTATGGCATGGCATTcatccttttgttttattgccTCATCACTTTTTTGGGTTGAAAGCAAAAAAGTGCAACCTTtgatcttcctcctcctcttcctccccattAAAGTTTGCATCTACTCTAAAACTGCTTTGAGTTACTCAAAACTTCAGACTTCCTTTTAAATGCACTGAAGCATTCCCTCTCAAAAAACCTGCCAGAATGGATTTTGATAACCTaatgtggcaaaaaaaaatattcaaaaaaaaaaaccacaaaaagaacTTTGGAAAGatgttcaaaagcaaaattctcATCCCACTTGGGGGGGACATTGAAACCATGCTGTTGCCTAAAACagtctaaaaattaattttaagtgatCTGccccatttattattttttttttccttttgcatttggTCATTGTCAAATGTGGAATGCTCTGGGTTCCTAGTATATAATTTAATTCTAGTTTCTGTCATCTGTTAGCCCAGTTAAAATGTATGCTACAGATAAAGGAATGTTATAGATAAATTCGAAAGAGTTAGGTCTGTTTAgatgtagaattttttttaaagattgatGCACTAAATTGTTTACTTGTCGTGATGTAAAGGGGGGTAGAATTTGCAACGggactgttttaaaaagtagtttatGCAGCATGTGCTTGCAACTTAAATATAAGTTGGGTATATGTAGTCCTTGCTATACCACTGACTGTATTTGAAAACCAAAGTATTAAAAGGGGGAGGCGCCCCTGTTTATATCTATAGGggtattttacattaaaaatgtatggggttggtttttttggggtttttttttcaaaattgaagTATTTGGGACTGAATTGCACTAAGATATAACCTGCAAGCATAtaatacaaaaacaaaacaaaaaaaattacgAACCTGTTTAAAACGCTAATACAATTTATGCAGTTATAAAGATGGCATTACTGCACAGTTTTAAAAtgatgcagatttttttacagttgtATTGTGGTGCAGAACTGGATTTTCTGTAACTTCAAAAATTCCACAGTTTTAAAGGCAATAAtcagtaaattttattttcagggacTGATAtcctgtcttttaaaaaaaaaaatggaaagtaaatCTTACcacaataaatataaaaaaatcttgtcagttactttttcttttacatattttgctgtgcaaaatTGTTTTATATCTTGAGTTACTAACTAACCACGTGTGATGTTCCtatgtgcttttctttcattttcaactCTATGGTTATATCAAAAGAGAGAATAATCTAcaataataaactgcatttttttgatTCCGTACTCAGTTTCTTAGTCTGTAGTTTAAAGTTCAAGAACTCCGAGAGCAGTACTTCAGCATGCTGCCTGGCGAAGGGGTGATGCTGGTACAAGAGCTGGACTCAATAATATtcaggaggggagaaggaaaagcatagcttcatgtaaaatggaaaattgtTGCCCACTAGAAATCAGGTTATCTTTCAGGTAGATGAAAAACGTGAGCTTTCAGGTGCTGCTTCTGACTTCTCAGTATTGCAATGAGCTCAGTTTCAGTGACTCAGATCATCCCACCAGGTTTTAGGAGATCTCAAAGGGGAGGTCTACTTAAAAACCTGATGACATGATACGGCCCTATATTTTGATT
This genomic window from Falco rusticolus isolate bFalRus1 chromosome 15, bFalRus1.pri, whole genome shotgun sequence contains:
- the MAF gene encoding transcription factor Maf, whose product is MASELAMSSSDLPTSPLAMEYVNDFDLMKFEVKKEPVETDRIISQCGRLIAGGSLSSTPMSTPCSSVPPSPSFSAPSPGSGTDQKTHLEDYYWMTGYPQQLNPEALGFSPEDAVEALINSSHHPLPGAFDGYARGQQLAAAAGAGGSVPAEEMGSAAAVVSAVIAAAAAQGGAPHYHHHHHHPHHGGGGGGGHPHAAAPGSAPPSSASSAAGSGGGGGGGGGGAGGLHHPHHGGGGGGGGLHFDDRFSDEQLVTMSVRELNRQLRGVSKEEVIRLKQKRRTLKNRGYAQSCRFKRVQQRHVLESEKNQLLQQVEHLKQEISRLVRERDAYKEKYEKLVSNGFRENGSSSDNPSSPEFFMYPRESSTTVM